A region of the Columba livia isolate bColLiv1 breed racing homer chromosome 15, bColLiv1.pat.W.v2, whole genome shotgun sequence genome:
catcctgctccctgcccagggTAAAGCCTCTGCACTCCTCACCTCTGCTgatggcttttcttttatagaaGAGATCAAAGATGTAACGTGTCTTCTGGTGGTGAATTCTGAAGATGGGCCAAAGCGATTCcactttcctcttcccttcgtGAGGCTCTGTCTCCGCTGGGAGGGAACACAAACACCATAACTGATAACGTTATTTCCTTAATCGCTTTGCAATGAACCATTCCAAAAACGTTCATAACTTTAATACCTTGTAGAGATAAGGCCAAGTTTAGTGGGCAAAGATACAAACGAAAGTCACCTGAGCTAGAACAGCTCTTAGGAAACGAAAACATAAAGAGAAGTGCAGTGGGGATGAGGCCAGTGGCTTCACGGTTGCCCTGGCTCGTCAGATGAGAGCAACAGCACAAACGAGAACTACCAGTGGTCAGTTTACATCTGCAGGGGAAGCTGCGCTTCCTGGAGCGGTTCAGGATGCAATTGCTTCAGGGACACATCTGTGCCAACACCCAGCTCTACCTTCTCTCATCTTCTGATCCAGCTCATCCAGTGTCGGCTCAATCAGCTCCCAGCCATCCGGAGGAGGCTTCCTGCTCCGCTTCACTTTGGGCATCACGtcagaaaaaaggcaaaaggcgAGGGAACGAGGGTGTGCCTAAAATCAAACCTGCGGGTGCTTCAAAGTCCTGAgaaccactggaaaaaaaaataataacaaaagagGAACAGTTGTTGGAGATGTTTCTGCTAAGATTTCTGTGCCCCTTTGTTATTTTCCACTTTGATGATAAAAAATGGGCTTTATAGAGCTCATGAAGGAATCACTGAATTACTGTAGTTGGAACAGACTCTAAAGACCATCAAGTCAAACCAGAatctaaatctagcactaaaccatgtccctaagaacgtCATCTAtgcatctgtccaaccctccagggatggtgactccagcactgccctgggcagcctgttccagtgccccacagccctttggggaagaaattgttcccacatccaacctcaacctcccctggtgcaacttgaggccgtttcctctgctcctggtgcttgttcctggggagcagagcccgacccccctggctccaagctcctttcaggcagttcagagatcagaaggtctcccctcagctcctgttctccagctgaaccccccaggtccctcagtctccatcacacttgtgctccagcccctcaccagctccgttcccttctctcaagtcgctccagcacctcaaggtctctTTTGTTGTCAGGGGCCCAAAATtgaccccaggattcgaggACTGGCCTCCCCAGCGCCGACTACAGTGGAAAAACATAAAATCTCTCCCAATGTGGCCCCGGGGTCAGCGCTGCATCCGCCATCCCACATTAAAccattttttctcctcagcaAAGTGAGGCGAGACCTGCCCCGCCCCCACCCCGGGACCCTGAACAGACAACTTCCGCCAGCTCCTGCCGAAAACCCGGACAGCACCGGACGGgaccgcccggcccggccccggggcgGCTCCCGGGACTCGCCGGAGCTCGGTCCGTTTTGCCGGTCCCGGTACTTCTCACCTGCCAGGGCCGCAGCCGCCGCTTCCGCGTCGCCGCCGCCGTCACCCGCGGGGACTTTCCCCCCGGCCCTCCACGTGACCCCGCCCCGCCGAGGTGCCCGCCGCAGTGCCTGAAAGaactcccccccccccgcgccgcgcgcGTCCCCGCCTCGATCGGAACAACAAGAAAAGCGCGGTCCACCGGGAGATGAAGCGGCCCCTCTGTCCCCTGCCGAGGGACCCGGAGGGGCGGCGCCGATGGCAGCCCCGCGGCGGGGTCCTTTCCGCGGACCGTGGTGACTGAGCGGGCGGCGAGGGCTGCACACCGCGCGCGCGGGGGCGGGACGGTTTCCGCTTCCGGGTCGCCGCtcggggccggggggggcccTCGCTGCAGTTGCCGCCGCTGCCGCCATCGCCGCGATGCCGAAAGGAGgtggggccgggccggggcttCCCCGGCGGGAATcggcggggaggggaggaggctgaggggctgTGGGCcccggggaggggcggggggggggggcccgGCTGTGGAGGCCCCGGGCGGACCGGGGCTGTGAGGTGCTGGCGGGGGCAGGTCTCGTTCCCGCGCTCGGCTCTGAAGGGGCTTCTCTACCCCTCTCTCCCGGCTTTGGGGAGTTTGGGGGTGTCTCTTTTCCCCGTTCTCGGCCGCGGGGTCTCAGAGGCGGCCCCTTCCCGCCCCCCCGGCTGTGATGGTCTCGGGGGGGTCTCGTTTTCTCGCCCCAGCCCGTTCTGTCGGGTTGCAGGGGGACCCTCCCTCCGCAACACATTCTGCCGCGGTCGCCGGGTCCCGTTCGCTCCCCGCCAACACGCGCCCTGCGATCGCAGCAGCCCCTGGGGTGTCCGGCCCTGGCGACCGGGCTGTGCGCCGTGTGCTCCCGTTGGGCCGGGAGCTGCAGCCGGTTCCCcggggctgggagcagggggGCACAGCCGCTGTGGGGTGCTTGGTGGTCCTAACGTGGCGGAGCcttttggggcagggaccgggAGTCCGGGCAGAGGGTCCTGCTGGGCTCAGGGGCTCCAAACGCGGCTCCTTTCATGTGGCTCCAGCAGCGGGTACCAACTTGCCGGTGTGATTAAGAAGCACCGAGGGACTGACGGGCTGTCAGGGCTGAGCTGGATCCACCCAGAACCTTCTCCAGATGCACCATCTGCATAATTGGCTCTTGTGCGAGCGTCGGTGAAACCCCGTCATATACATTAATGTAAACCAGCCCTCGTCATTCGGCTTCTCTGGAGTTTGCTCCAATTTATTTCATCAGCGTTTCCCAAGCTTTGGTACCAAACCTGCTTCCGTGTTTGGATTTTCTTGTGTCCGTTTGCACGATGTTGGTAGATGGGGCTGAAGCTTTCACGTAGTTTTTGTGAAAGCAAAGAGCTGTGGTGGGTTGTGACCCTGGTTGCCGTATTTAAATGCCCTTTGAGACAGGATTTCCTGCTCTGTATTTCGTTGTGCAGTTTTGAATGTTTGTGTCACACCTTCTGtttcttgggaaacgggggataTTTGCCCCCCCTCCCCAAGTCAGTAGGAGTTATTGTGTTATGGAATGGACTTTTGCACTCACTGCTTAATACAAAATGGAGATTTTAACCAGCCGTTAatacaagattattttttaatacctcAGTTCACCAAGAATAAGTGATCCCTTCAatattcttctattttcttttatttaaattccttAATTAAGCTGCTTAAAGCTGAAGACAGATGTATTTGAACACATGCGTGCCTTAGGCACCAGTGGCCTTTACTGCAGGTGAAATCTGCAGGtgattatattttaaaagtgcttttaCAGAGCAGGCTAAGAATCGTTATCCCTATTTTACAGATGGGGAAAGCGAGGCGCGGAGCTGACGCGAGTTGCGCAGCGTGGTGCGGTGGGTCAGGGCAGCTGTAGGACCGGCACTCCACTGGTCTGACGTGGTTTGATCTCCCCGTGCGGGCTCCAGGATCAATGAGATCGATCCACTCCTCCATTTGCTTCGTTTTAGTAATTTAATGTAAGAAGATTGCTTTTGTGTTCGTCAGCGCTGAGCCCAGCTGGACCAGAAGGCTGCCTGGCGTCGGTTGAGCTTGTAGCGCAggattggtttggtttattgaggtttttttggtgttacGTGGTGTGTCAGGGATGTGACTGTTGTTGCATCCAGAGTGATGTCATTTACAAGGCACTGAGGTGACATCTCTGGGGCAAATCTTGTTCCCAGGGGTGTCAGTGTTGCCACATGCAATGGTTGGCAACAGATGAATTAAAAACTCACATCTTTGGGTGCAGCAAATTTTTTTGGTCACGCTTGTGGTTTGGGAGCCCACGAGACTCCCCAGCTCAGAGAGAAGAGTCTGGTCTCTGCACTTCCACATTTCCCAGGAGAAAAACATCCCGGGAGTCTCTGCAAAGCTTCACAGCGGGGTTTTGAGACAATTTATTCCACAGCTCAGCTTGTACTGAGCTAAAACCCTTGAGTTTGTCTTTGCTGAGCCCGGAGGGCTGGTCAGGAAACGCTGGATTTCTCAAGCCCACAGCAGCCGCCGGCTCCAGTGTCTCCCTGCGCAGTCCCAAGGAAGGAGGGACAGTCCCCTCAGCATCACCATAAGGTTTCTTTTGTCCTCGGCAGGTGAAGTGAGGAGAGCACGAGGATTTCCTGCTCCTCCCTCGGCCTGCAGAGGCTCCCCCGGCAGCAGGGAGCTCCCTCACCTGAGCCACTTGCTTCTTGCTGGTCTCA
Encoded here:
- the BUD31 gene encoding protein BUD31 homolog; the encoded protein is MPKVKRSRKPPPDGWELIEPTLDELDQKMREAETEPHEGKRKVESLWPIFRIHHQKTRYIFDLFYKRKAISRELYEYCIKEGYADKNLIAKWKKQGYENLCCLRCIQTRDTNFGTNCICRVPKSKLEVGRIIECTHCGCRGCSG